The Chitinophaga sp. H8 genome contains a region encoding:
- a CDS encoding pyridoxamine 5'-phosphate oxidase family protein → MQSILSGFLAKQRVATICCIDENNAPYCFNCFYAFEETRHLLLFKSGDETLHMQLLAQNEKVSGTILPDKLQLLALKGIQFTGTFLGSHPPAALDLAQLYHKRHPLAVGRPGKVWAVQLEKLKLTDSTAIFGKKTYWEKTDYP, encoded by the coding sequence ATGCAAAGTATATTATCCGGCTTTCTTGCAAAGCAGCGCGTGGCCACTATTTGCTGCATAGATGAAAACAATGCTCCCTATTGTTTTAACTGTTTTTATGCCTTTGAAGAAACACGGCACCTGCTTTTGTTTAAGTCTGGTGATGAGACGCTGCACATGCAATTATTAGCACAAAATGAAAAAGTGTCTGGTACTATTTTGCCGGATAAGTTACAGTTGCTGGCATTGAAAGGTATTCAGTTTACCGGCACTTTCCTGGGCAGTCATCCTCCTGCAGCGCTGGACCTGGCCCAACTTTATCATAAACGGCACCCACTGGCGGTGGGGCGTCCGGGTAAGGTGTGGGCAGTACAGCTGGAAAAACTGAAACTGACAGACAGTACCGCCATCTTCGGTAAAAAAACATACTGGGAGAAAACGGATTACCCCTGA
- a CDS encoding RNA polymerase sigma-70 factor, whose translation MDLLLEKISRNNDQLAFRQLFMQYSDRLIVFAMALLHCREEAEEAVSDVFVKVWQNRAQLGDIRNINTYLYTAVRNTAYNYRERSGPVLEMLPGEYVHVAINAWTASPEEMLISKENLRRIEQAINQLPARCKLIFRLVKEDGLKYREVATILDVSINTINTQMAIALRKLGEVIDIRQHFGWID comes from the coding sequence ATGGACTTATTGTTGGAAAAGATATCGCGGAATAATGATCAGTTGGCATTTCGCCAGCTGTTTATGCAGTATAGCGACCGGCTGATTGTGTTTGCGATGGCTTTACTGCATTGCCGGGAGGAAGCGGAAGAAGCCGTTTCCGATGTATTTGTGAAGGTCTGGCAGAACCGGGCACAATTAGGAGATATCCGCAATATCAATACCTACCTTTATACTGCTGTCCGTAACACCGCCTATAATTACCGGGAACGTTCCGGCCCGGTATTGGAAATGCTGCCTGGCGAATATGTACATGTGGCTATCAATGCCTGGACCGCCTCTCCGGAAGAAATGCTGATCAGTAAAGAAAACCTGCGCCGCATTGAACAAGCGATTAATCAGCTGCCAGCCCGGTGCAAACTGATTTTCAGGCTGGTAAAAGAAGATGGGCTAAAATACCGGGAAGTAGCCACTATCCTGGATGTATCCATAAATACTATCAATACCCAGATGGCAATTGCCCTGAGAAAGCTGGGAGAAGTCATAGATATCCGGCAGCATTTTGGCTGGATAGATTAA
- the asnA gene encoding aspartate--ammonia ligase — translation METGFKQAAPGLIFPQGYSSGLTLQQTAQAIRQVKSFFEANFSNTLDLSRVMAPLFVLQGTGVNDDLNGIERPVAFPIKALGNARAEVVHSLAKWKRMMLAEYEISAGCGIYTDMNAIRPDEELDNTHSLHVDQWDWELHITKASRHLDYLKEVVRKIYGVLRATEEKVHQLYPHITPVLPEQIHFIHAEELLQLYPDLTAKEREDRITLKYGAVFLIGIGGELSDGKPHDGRAPDYDDWHTDNGEGFKGLNGDILLWNPVLEKAFEVSSMGIRVDKTALIQQLAIREQEHRMHLLFHQRLLKDELPLSIGGGIGQSRLCMFFLRKAHIGEINASIWPEEMIQECKQHNIYLL, via the coding sequence ATGGAAACAGGATTTAAGCAAGCCGCACCAGGATTAATTTTCCCGCAGGGATACAGTTCCGGACTTACCTTGCAGCAAACTGCGCAGGCTATCCGGCAGGTGAAGAGTTTTTTTGAAGCAAATTTCAGTAATACACTGGATCTGAGTCGTGTGATGGCTCCTCTTTTTGTATTGCAGGGCACCGGGGTGAATGATGATCTCAATGGAATAGAGCGGCCGGTTGCTTTTCCGATAAAAGCGCTGGGCAATGCCCGGGCGGAGGTAGTACATTCCCTGGCAAAGTGGAAACGCATGATGCTGGCCGAATATGAAATCAGTGCCGGCTGTGGTATATATACAGATATGAATGCCATCCGCCCGGATGAAGAACTGGATAATACGCATTCTCTTCATGTGGACCAGTGGGATTGGGAGCTGCACATTACAAAAGCAAGCAGGCACCTGGACTACTTAAAAGAAGTAGTGCGTAAAATTTATGGGGTATTAAGAGCTACGGAAGAGAAAGTACATCAGTTGTATCCTCATATCACCCCTGTATTGCCGGAGCAGATTCATTTTATTCATGCAGAAGAGCTGTTACAGTTGTATCCGGACCTGACTGCCAAGGAGCGGGAAGACCGGATTACCTTAAAGTATGGTGCTGTATTCCTGATAGGTATTGGCGGTGAATTGTCTGATGGTAAGCCACATGATGGCCGTGCACCGGACTATGATGACTGGCATACAGATAATGGAGAGGGTTTTAAAGGATTGAACGGCGACATCTTATTGTGGAACCCCGTTCTGGAAAAGGCTTTTGAAGTTTCTTCCATGGGGATAAGGGTAGATAAAACGGCGCTGATACAGCAGCTGGCTATCCGTGAGCAGGAACATCGTATGCATCTGCTGTTTCACCAACGGTTGTTAAAAGATGAATTGCCATTAAGTATAGGTGGTGGCATCGGTCAATCGCGTTTGTGCATGTTTTTCCTGCGTAAAGCGCATATTGGAGAGATTAATGCAAGCATCTGGCCGGAAGAGATGATCCAGGAATGTAAACAACACAACATTTATTTATTGTAG
- a CDS encoding LacI family DNA-binding transcriptional regulator, producing the protein MDKMDIKKLAKDLNLSTSTVSRAFRGNSDINLQTKERILAKAKELNYQPNLYASNLREKKSKTIAVIVPELANNFFSQAINGIERVAREKGYHTLIYVTDDDYQREVSFIDDLYNGRVDGVIMSASGEANDHNYLNKLRKKHMPLVFFDRVYDDIEVPKVTTNDYESSFLATKHLIEAGCKKIAFLVINKSLSIGKMRTQGYVDALEDAGIPYKQSWIIDCKNDHQENYQVLSRLMNTLQPDGLFASVERLAISSYYVCHDLGIAIPEQVKILSFSSLEIASLLNPALTTITQPAYDLGANAAQLLFKTLEGGTAQKEQLVLKSSLIPRKSTAG; encoded by the coding sequence ATGGACAAGATGGATATCAAGAAGCTGGCGAAGGACTTAAACCTGTCAACATCCACGGTTTCAAGAGCTTTTAGAGGAAACAGTGATATTAATCTGCAAACAAAAGAGCGGATCCTGGCCAAAGCCAAAGAATTGAATTACCAGCCTAATCTTTATGCCAGCAACCTGCGGGAGAAAAAAAGTAAGACGATTGCAGTCATTGTACCAGAACTGGCCAATAATTTCTTTTCCCAGGCCATCAATGGTATTGAGCGGGTGGCGCGGGAAAAAGGTTATCATACCCTTATTTATGTAACAGATGACGACTATCAGCGTGAAGTATCTTTTATAGATGATCTCTATAATGGAAGAGTGGATGGTGTGATCATGTCAGCCTCCGGAGAGGCCAATGATCATAATTACCTGAACAAACTGCGCAAAAAACATATGCCACTGGTGTTTTTTGATAGGGTATATGATGATATTGAAGTCCCTAAAGTAACTACGAATGACTATGAAAGCAGTTTCCTTGCCACCAAGCACCTGATTGAGGCAGGCTGTAAAAAGATCGCTTTCCTGGTAATCAATAAAAGTCTTTCTATTGGTAAAATGCGTACGCAGGGATATGTAGATGCACTGGAAGATGCAGGTATTCCTTATAAACAAAGCTGGATCATAGATTGTAAGAATGACCACCAGGAGAATTACCAGGTATTGTCCAGGCTGATGAATACTTTGCAACCGGATGGTCTTTTTGCATCTGTAGAACGTTTAGCTATCAGCAGCTATTATGTATGCCATGATTTGGGTATTGCCATTCCTGAGCAGGTAAAAATCCTGAGTTTTTCAAGTCTGGAAATAGCTTCTTTACTAAATCCTGCGTTGACCACCATCACGCAGCCCGCTTATGATCTGGGGGCTAATGCCGCCCAGTTGCTTTTTAAAACGCTGGAAGGAGGGACTGCGCAAAAAGAGCAGCTGGTGTTGAAATCCTCTCTTATTCCACGGAAGTCTACAGCAGGGTAG
- a CDS encoding RagB/SusD family nutrient uptake outer membrane protein: MKRTNIIYTLALSLLVMSGCKRDSFLDLNPDDAFSDPTFFKNEADLKLYCNGFYNTLPVMDADADNNSDNMVPRDKNKFLSGQYIVPVVKDEDNDEWNWKNERSVNYFLQRYQRADASAEIKNKYAAEARFFRAMFFWQKVKRYGDVPWFTTDLNEKSPELYLPRTPHKQVMDSVLLDLNFAVANLPEPANAEKGRIHKYAAAALKARICLWEGTYRKYHGMGDDQPMIREAATAAEVVINSGVYDIYTTGNPTSDYYNLFIQEELLGNKEAILAKRFLKDVYMHNLTRQLGENNTGFSKNFVRSFLCTDGLPTSLSPRYKGDDSLNAERANRDPRFTQLIATEGFVFQVDANGGKDIITLPRIGTSVTSTGYQRIKGRSSSLAQWNANQSTLDLFIFRYAEVLLAYAEAKAELGECDQAVLDKTITKLRSRVGMPAMQLSTLVKDPKSDFPALGVLLDEIRRERRIELAAERFRFDDLLRWNAGKLIENPETILGMKLVPAIKAQYPNQNQVKDLILDANGYIRVYTDITNRVWNNKMYLYPIPTQELTLNPKLLPQNTGW; encoded by the coding sequence ATGAAACGTACAAATATCATATATACATTAGCGCTGTCATTGCTGGTTATGTCTGGCTGTAAGCGGGACTCCTTTCTTGATCTGAATCCGGATGATGCCTTTAGCGATCCAACCTTTTTTAAGAACGAAGCGGATTTGAAGCTCTATTGTAACGGGTTTTATAATACACTTCCGGTAATGGATGCAGATGCGGATAATAATTCGGATAATATGGTACCCCGTGATAAGAATAAATTTCTTTCGGGGCAATACATTGTACCAGTTGTAAAGGATGAGGATAATGATGAATGGAACTGGAAAAATGAAAGAAGTGTTAATTACTTTTTACAACGTTATCAACGTGCGGATGCCAGTGCGGAGATCAAAAATAAATATGCTGCAGAAGCCCGTTTTTTTCGTGCAATGTTCTTCTGGCAAAAAGTAAAACGTTATGGAGATGTGCCCTGGTTTACTACTGACCTGAATGAAAAGTCACCGGAATTATATTTACCACGTACCCCTCATAAGCAGGTAATGGATTCTGTGTTACTGGATCTCAACTTTGCGGTAGCTAATCTGCCGGAGCCTGCCAATGCAGAAAAAGGGCGGATACATAAGTATGCTGCAGCAGCATTAAAAGCACGTATTTGTTTGTGGGAAGGAACGTACCGTAAATATCATGGAATGGGAGATGATCAGCCCATGATCCGGGAAGCAGCTACAGCAGCAGAGGTGGTGATCAATTCCGGTGTTTATGATATTTATACTACCGGCAATCCAACATCGGATTATTACAATCTTTTTATTCAGGAAGAATTGCTGGGTAATAAGGAAGCCATCTTAGCCAAACGTTTTCTGAAAGATGTATACATGCATAATCTTACCCGGCAGTTGGGAGAGAATAATACAGGATTCAGTAAGAATTTTGTCCGTTCATTTCTTTGTACAGATGGTTTACCAACCTCATTAAGCCCACGGTATAAAGGAGATGATTCCCTGAATGCAGAGCGGGCCAACCGTGATCCCCGTTTTACACAGCTGATTGCTACGGAAGGTTTTGTATTCCAGGTGGATGCAAATGGCGGAAAGGATATCATTACGCTGCCCCGTATAGGCACCAGTGTTACCAGTACCGGCTACCAGCGTATCAAAGGCCGTTCTTCCAGCCTGGCACAATGGAATGCAAACCAGTCTACCCTCGATCTGTTTATTTTCCGTTATGCAGAGGTATTGCTGGCATATGCAGAAGCCAAAGCGGAGCTGGGAGAGTGCGATCAGGCTGTATTGGATAAAACAATTACCAAGCTCAGAAGCAGGGTAGGGATGCCGGCAATGCAGCTGAGTACCCTTGTAAAAGATCCAAAATCAGATTTTCCTGCTTTAGGTGTTTTGTTGGATGAGATTCGCCGGGAAAGAAGAATAGAACTGGCTGCAGAACGTTTCCGGTTTGATGATCTGCTCCGCTGGAATGCCGGTAAGTTAATTGAAAATCCCGAAACAATTCTGGGTATGAAGCTGGTACCTGCCATCAAAGCCCAGTATCCTAATCAAAACCAGGTGAAAGACCTGATACTGGATGCCAACGGATATATACGGGTATATACAGATATTACGAACCGTGTGTGGAATAATAAAATGTACCTGTATCCTATTCCTACACAGGAACTTACATTGAATCCGAAGTTGCTGCCACAGAATACCGGTTGGTGA
- a CDS encoding FecR family protein has translation MENRQRLWELMAKRVSGALTEQEQAELDSLLAADKEVAQQQQLLEKVSFNSAGKFTADQKEGMLDRIMGNIAMEETATPIQETGHRRWRYRLLAGIGVLLVAGVWSYMTGWPWSGKESIAEWSTVQTKPGSKSRVTLPDGTLVVLNAGSVLSYPNDFGQKKREVQLTGEGYFDVVKMAEHPFIIHTPTIDVKVLGTTFNVRAYGDEAHTETTLISGGVEVTVHDERRQRITLSPHEKLLVANAIVKQELKEPETTGEKDKAGAITADNSKSLIILEKIEPDRKDSTIQETAWIDNKFVYRSESFSQLIKRIARWYDITVECDNQELLNSPFTGNVQQESLEQLLKVLQQTKHFEYSISARKVVIH, from the coding sequence ATGGAAAATAGACAAAGGCTTTGGGAGCTGATGGCCAAGCGTGTATCCGGTGCCTTGACAGAACAGGAGCAAGCAGAGCTGGACAGCTTACTGGCAGCAGACAAGGAAGTGGCACAACAACAGCAGCTATTGGAAAAGGTATCTTTTAATAGTGCTGGCAAGTTTACCGCTGATCAAAAGGAAGGTATGCTGGACCGGATCATGGGTAATATTGCCATGGAAGAAACAGCAACTCCCATTCAGGAAACCGGGCATCGTCGCTGGCGTTACCGGTTGCTGGCAGGGATAGGTGTATTACTGGTGGCTGGTGTATGGAGCTATATGACAGGATGGCCCTGGAGTGGAAAGGAAAGCATAGCTGAATGGAGCACTGTACAAACCAAACCCGGTTCCAAATCAAGGGTAACCTTACCGGATGGTACATTGGTAGTACTGAATGCCGGGAGTGTATTATCCTATCCCAATGATTTCGGGCAAAAGAAAAGAGAGGTGCAATTAACCGGAGAGGGATATTTTGATGTAGTGAAAATGGCAGAACACCCCTTTATTATTCATACGCCTACCATTGATGTGAAAGTTCTGGGTACCACTTTTAATGTAAGAGCCTACGGAGACGAAGCACATACAGAAACTACATTGATCAGCGGAGGGGTGGAAGTTACCGTGCATGATGAACGGAGGCAGCGGATCACCCTTAGTCCACATGAGAAATTACTGGTAGCCAATGCGATTGTAAAACAGGAATTGAAAGAACCGGAAACGACCGGAGAAAAAGACAAGGCGGGAGCAATAACTGCCGATAACAGTAAATCACTGATTATACTGGAGAAAATAGAACCGGACAGAAAAGATAGTACTATACAGGAAACAGCCTGGATTGATAACAAATTTGTATACAGGAGCGAAAGTTTTTCGCAGTTAATAAAACGGATAGCGCGTTGGTACGACATTACTGTAGAGTGTGATAACCAGGAACTCCTGAACTCCCCGTTTACAGGCAATGTACAACAGGAATCACTTGAACAATTACTAAAAGTTTTACAACAGACCAAACATTTTGAATATAGTATCAGCGCCAGAAAAGTTGTTATTCATTAA
- a CDS encoding SusC/RagA family TonB-linked outer membrane protein → MKKFTKSRLPAIRARVLHMLLIMKFTTLLMLLVVQASAGVYSQKRISIKVDGISLDKMLLTLEKKSDFRFFFNNDEIKGAQPVSLNVTGATVEEILNNLLPSLNLHYKVLDNNLIVLSKTGNDIRDKRIKGKVVNAKGEALPGVTVKVAGANTGAVTNANGEYELNAPDGASLVFTFIGHIQQTIAVEGRATVNVTLLEDTTGLNEVVVVGYGTQKKGNLTGAVAVLDGKKLESRPLVNLAQGLQGMVPNLNINLNNGAPGKGATFNVRGNTSINGGGPLILVDGVQMDPNLINPADVANVTVLKDAASAAIYGVRGAYGVILITTKNPKKDAPMRINYSTSYTVTRPTRMPKYLNSVDYIRMHREADRTGQLSGGSAASEPFTIEDSTRAAAFFNDPRNNQPVYIDPSNPSKYRYVGNTDWIKELYPGWAPMMDHNLSISGGQGKTAYVASFGYFDQKGLLKVADEDFKRYNASLKLNTEATSWLELNMKMALNRTESDKPTPASHGGLSEGWISGDLRPIMPVFHPDGHYSGQGSFTNIVALAKLNGRTKEATNDLWLTGGFVLKPLKNLRIVTDYTWNSYGLNNQQHYKEYLEYGANGTVLGTFPWSKPSSVKESNNNDSYTALNAYAEYEKAFGEKHYFKAMIGYNQEQKKVKGFNARVKNLIDQTMPAINLNNDNSPVVDGRQYSWALAGSFFRLNYDYNKKYLLEVNGRYDGTSRFPENNRYVFLPSVSAGWRVSEESFFAPLLNVVNDLKLRASYGMLGNQVLNPDKNTNNDIYPYIPTMPSGKVDYIFDDQKGIYVGAPGLVSRDFTWEKVATRNIGLDVTLLKNRLTATFDWYIRDTKDMLLDGYPLPNILGTPAPRVNTGEMRTKGWELGLSWKDQINEDFSYEVNFALSDYSAKITRYDLNPTKTLGSKTYYVGQSLDEIWGYVTDGFFNTDAEAANADQSNLWNGKWLAGDIRFQDLNGDKKITSGQNTVDDPGDRKVIGNQTPRYQFGLNLGIQYRNFDFTMLIQGIGKRDVMLDGNTFWGFKSEWDVPMVYQLDYWTPEHTNAYYPRQRFGGGGNFQAQTKYLQNAAYARMKNIALGYTLPASLIKQIKLQNLRVYVSAQNLFEITKLHKAYDPEIFDAKNYPLNRAISFGLQLGL, encoded by the coding sequence ATGAAAAAATTTACTAAGTCGCGATTACCTGCCATCAGGGCAAGGGTCTTGCACATGCTATTAATTATGAAGTTCACCACGTTACTAATGTTATTGGTCGTTCAGGCATCTGCCGGCGTCTATTCACAGAAGCGTATCAGTATTAAAGTGGATGGCATTTCACTGGACAAAATGCTGCTCACATTGGAAAAGAAATCGGATTTCCGTTTCTTTTTCAACAATGATGAAATCAAAGGAGCGCAGCCTGTATCCTTAAATGTAACCGGTGCAACTGTAGAAGAGATCCTGAATAATTTACTGCCCTCGCTGAACCTGCATTACAAGGTATTGGACAATAACCTGATTGTGCTAAGTAAAACGGGTAATGACATCCGTGATAAGCGCATTAAAGGGAAAGTGGTGAATGCAAAAGGAGAGGCCTTGCCTGGCGTAACGGTAAAAGTAGCCGGTGCCAATACCGGTGCGGTTACTAATGCGAATGGGGAGTATGAACTGAATGCACCCGATGGCGCCAGCCTTGTTTTTACTTTTATTGGTCATATACAGCAGACGATTGCGGTGGAAGGCCGTGCTACCGTAAATGTTACACTCCTGGAAGATACCACCGGTTTGAATGAAGTAGTAGTGGTAGGATATGGTACCCAAAAGAAGGGAAACCTCACCGGTGCAGTAGCAGTGCTGGATGGTAAAAAACTGGAAAGTCGTCCGTTGGTAAACCTTGCACAGGGCTTACAGGGGATGGTACCCAACCTGAATATTAACCTCAACAATGGCGCACCTGGTAAAGGCGCCACCTTTAATGTAAGGGGAAATACTTCTATCAATGGAGGAGGCCCTCTGATCCTGGTGGATGGGGTACAGATGGATCCTAACCTGATCAATCCTGCGGATGTAGCGAATGTAACGGTGTTGAAAGATGCGGCTTCTGCTGCTATCTATGGTGTAAGAGGAGCATATGGTGTGATTCTCATCACTACCAAGAATCCTAAAAAGGATGCGCCGATGCGTATTAACTATTCTACTTCTTATACTGTTACGCGTCCTACACGTATGCCTAAGTATCTCAACTCCGTAGATTATATCAGGATGCACCGGGAAGCAGACCGTACCGGACAGCTGTCTGGCGGCAGTGCAGCCTCTGAGCCTTTTACAATAGAGGATTCTACCAGAGCGGCTGCATTTTTCAATGATCCGCGTAATAATCAACCCGTATATATTGATCCTTCCAATCCTTCTAAATACCGCTATGTAGGTAATACAGACTGGATCAAGGAGCTTTACCCCGGCTGGGCACCAATGATGGACCATAACCTGTCTATTTCCGGCGGCCAGGGTAAAACAGCTTATGTAGCCTCTTTTGGTTATTTTGATCAAAAGGGACTGCTTAAAGTGGCAGACGAAGATTTTAAAAGATATAATGCCAGTTTAAAGCTGAATACAGAAGCTACTTCCTGGCTGGAACTAAATATGAAAATGGCCCTGAACCGCACAGAAAGTGACAAGCCTACGCCTGCCAGTCATGGCGGCTTATCCGAAGGCTGGATCTCTGGCGACCTGCGTCCTATTATGCCAGTGTTTCATCCCGATGGACATTATTCCGGACAAGGCTCTTTTACGAATATCGTAGCATTGGCAAAACTGAATGGCCGCACCAAAGAGGCTACCAATGACTTGTGGCTTACCGGTGGCTTTGTGTTGAAACCATTAAAAAACCTGCGTATTGTAACAGACTACACCTGGAACAGCTATGGCCTTAACAATCAGCAGCATTATAAAGAGTACCTGGAGTATGGTGCTAATGGCACTGTGTTGGGTACTTTCCCCTGGTCTAAGCCCAGCAGCGTAAAGGAATCCAATAATAATGACTCCTATACCGCACTGAATGCGTATGCCGAATATGAAAAAGCATTTGGAGAGAAGCATTATTTCAAAGCTATGATCGGATACAACCAGGAGCAGAAAAAAGTAAAAGGGTTTAATGCAAGGGTTAAAAATCTGATTGATCAGACGATGCCTGCTATTAATCTGAATAATGATAATAGTCCGGTTGTAGATGGCCGTCAGTATAGCTGGGCACTGGCAGGTTCTTTTTTCAGGTTGAATTACGATTACAACAAAAAATACCTGCTGGAAGTAAATGGCCGTTATGACGGCACTTCCCGTTTCCCGGAAAATAACCGGTATGTTTTTCTGCCTTCTGTTTCTGCAGGCTGGAGAGTATCTGAAGAGTCATTCTTTGCGCCTTTGTTAAACGTGGTAAATGACCTGAAGCTACGGGCATCATATGGTATGCTGGGCAATCAGGTATTGAATCCTGACAAAAACACCAACAACGATATTTACCCTTATATCCCTACCATGCCATCTGGTAAAGTGGATTACATCTTTGATGATCAGAAGGGTATTTATGTAGGTGCTCCGGGATTGGTAAGCAGGGACTTTACCTGGGAGAAAGTAGCTACCCGGAATATAGGGTTGGATGTAACCCTGTTGAAAAACAGGTTGACGGCTACTTTTGACTGGTACATCCGCGATACAAAAGATATGCTGCTGGATGGTTATCCGCTGCCTAATATCCTGGGCACACCTGCCCCCAGGGTGAATACAGGGGAAATGCGGACAAAAGGCTGGGAGTTGGGGCTTAGCTGGAAGGACCAGATCAATGAAGACTTTTCTTACGAAGTGAATTTTGCATTGTCTGATTATTCTGCAAAAATAACCCGTTATGACCTGAACCCTACCAAAACGTTGGGCTCCAAGACCTATTATGTAGGTCAAAGTCTGGACGAAATATGGGGGTATGTAACGGATGGCTTCTTCAATACTGATGCAGAAGCAGCGAATGCAGACCAGTCTAATCTCTGGAATGGCAAATGGCTGGCCGGTGATATCCGTTTCCAGGATCTGAACGGAGATAAAAAGATCACCAGTGGTCAGAATACAGTAGATGATCCGGGAGACCGGAAAGTGATAGGCAATCAGACACCACGTTATCAGTTTGGTCTGAACCTGGGCATACAGTACCGGAACTTTGATTTTACCATGCTGATCCAGGGCATTGGTAAACGGGACGTGATGCTGGATGGCAATACTTTCTGGGGATTCAAGAGTGAGTGGGATGTACCGATGGTATATCAGCTGGATTACTGGACACCGGAGCATACCAATGCCTATTATCCCCGTCAGCGTTTTGGTGGTGGTGGTAACTTCCAGGCACAAACAAAATACCTGCAGAATGCTGCTTATGCCCGTATGAAGAATATCGCGCTGGGATATACTTTGCCTGCTTCATTAATCAAACAGATCAAACTGCAAAACCTGCGGGTGTATGTATCAGCACAGAACCTGTTTGAAATAACCAAACTGCATAAGGCGTACGATCCGGAAATATTTGATGCTAAGAATTATCCGTTGAACAGGGCCATATCTTTTGGTTTGCAACTGGGTTTATAA
- the queD gene encoding 6-carboxytetrahydropterin synthase QueD — MIISKQFIFDAAHFLPNVPDGHKCKNIHGHTYHLTVLIDGPLQENLGWVIDYGDLKKAIAPVIEQVDHQLLNNIPGLENPTSEMLVVWIWQQIKPVLPLLKRLELYETPTSGVIYEG; from the coding sequence ATGATAATATCCAAGCAGTTTATATTTGATGCGGCACATTTTCTGCCTAATGTGCCCGATGGCCATAAATGTAAAAACATACACGGACATACTTACCATCTTACCGTGCTGATCGACGGTCCTTTACAGGAAAACCTGGGTTGGGTAATTGATTATGGCGATCTCAAAAAAGCCATTGCTCCTGTGATTGAGCAGGTAGATCATCAGCTGTTAAACAATATTCCCGGACTTGAAAACCCCACCAGTGAAATGCTGGTAGTGTGGATTTGGCAGCAGATAAAGCCCGTGCTACCATTGCTGAAACGGCTGGAATTATATGAAACACCTACTTCTGGTGTAATCTATGAAGGGTAA